From the Candidatus Zixiibacteriota bacterium genome, the window GGAATGAAAGAGATAGACTGATGCAACCCTTTACTCGCGCGCCGTTAAAGCCGGCTTCAGCTCGATCAAATCTGGCGTTTCGGATTTTTTTGATCATCGGCTTCATAGTTATTGTATTTGTGTTTATCTATTATAATCAGAGCGTGATCAGCCGACTGAAGGAAAACTCCCTGCGTATGGTCAACCTGAGCATCAAGCTGTTGCAGAGCGAGCTCTCTATGGAATCTTCGGGCGAGGCGACCGGGATCATATTTGATGAGATTATCGCTCCGACGGAGATACCGATTATAATCGCCGACCGCTACAACGAACCCCTCTTTTTCCGCAATATCAGCGGTCTTGAGGAGGAGAGTGTAACCGAGGAGAACCGTCCGGTGCTCAGGGAGATGATCGAGACGATGAACCGTATCAACGGGCGCTTCCCGATCAAACATCAAAACCCGATTACCGGCGAAGAAACGGTCATCAATTACTTCTACTACGGCGATCCGATTCTAATCAAGCAACTGCAGGCCATGCCCCTGATAGAGATCGGACTGGTCGTGATTTTTATAGTCGTCGGTTATGTCGGGTATCGGAATATCAAGCGTTCCGAGCAGAATTTTATCTGGGTCGGGATGGCCAAGGAAACCGCCCATCAACTGGGAACGCCGATATCTTCCCTGATGGGCTGGCTGGAGATTATAAAGTCCGAGTCAC encodes:
- a CDS encoding two-component sensor histidine kinase produces the protein MQPFTRAPLKPASARSNLAFRIFLIIGFIVIVFVFIYYNQSVISRLKENSLRMVNLSIKLLQSELSMESSGEATGIIFDEIIAPTEIPIIIADRYNEPLFFRNISGLEEESVTEENRPVLREMIETMNRINGRFPIKHQNPITGEETVINYFYYGDPILIKQLQAMPLIEIGLVVIFIVVGYVGYRNIKRSEQNFIWVGMAKETAHQLGTPISSLMGWLEIIKSESPETEDTQAPGSSEIDMKEITSRMENDVHRLQKIANRFSQIGSEPILSSTDLNQVILSTVEYFRQRLPYQGNGMKIEFDPGPPAPVNINAELVGWVFENLIKNSLEACDPKAGRIHISTRISVERKQVEATVEDNGRGIPAPSQGKIFQPGFTSKKRGWGLGLSLARRIIEQHHKGRISLKISEPGEETVFLVCLPLDRNRGKNRHDNDKT